In a single window of the Bradyrhizobium erythrophlei genome:
- a CDS encoding alpha/beta hydrolase translates to MNTTTDLPDVPLPPGIRSRYVDNINGLRVHVLEAGYETEGRPCVLLLHGFPELAFSWRKVMPALAEAGYHVIAPDQRGYGRTTGWDANYDGDLNSFRLLNLVRDALGLVSAFDYRSVDAVIGHDFGSSVAAWCALVRPDVFRSVALMSAPFAGPPQLAFDTADKPFRPKPEDPVHRELAALPRPRKHYQWYYSTPEANADMHRAPQGVHDFLRAYYHHKSADWKANTPYPLKSWSANELAKLPTYYVMDFSKNMAETVAEEMPSAEAIAANKWLPDSELSFYGGEYARTGFQGGLQWYRCGTSGAFTAELETFSGRQIDVPSCFISGQKDWGTYQRPGVFETMQRSACTRMLGCHLVEGAGHWVQQEQPAQVSRLLLEFMKQARQRAARQAIVT, encoded by the coding sequence ATGAACACCACAACTGATCTTCCCGACGTCCCGCTTCCTCCCGGCATCCGCTCGCGCTACGTCGATAACATCAACGGCCTGCGCGTGCATGTGCTCGAAGCCGGTTACGAAACCGAAGGCCGGCCTTGCGTGCTGCTGCTGCACGGCTTTCCCGAACTCGCCTTTAGCTGGCGCAAGGTGATGCCGGCGCTGGCAGAGGCCGGCTATCACGTGATCGCGCCGGACCAGCGCGGCTACGGCCGCACCACCGGCTGGGACGCCAACTATGACGGCGACCTCAACTCGTTCCGGCTGCTCAATCTGGTGCGCGACGCGCTTGGCCTGGTGTCGGCATTCGACTATCGCAGCGTCGATGCCGTGATCGGACATGATTTCGGCAGTTCGGTCGCCGCATGGTGCGCGCTGGTGCGCCCCGACGTGTTTCGATCGGTCGCGCTGATGAGCGCGCCGTTCGCCGGCCCGCCACAGCTCGCCTTCGATACCGCGGATAAGCCCTTCAGGCCCAAGCCGGAGGATCCCGTGCACCGCGAACTCGCGGCGCTGCCGCGTCCGCGAAAACATTATCAATGGTACTACTCGACCCCTGAGGCCAATGCCGATATGCACCGCGCCCCGCAGGGCGTGCACGATTTCCTGCGCGCCTATTATCATCACAAGAGCGCGGACTGGAAAGCCAACACGCCCTACCCGCTGAAATCATGGTCGGCGAACGAATTGGCAAAACTGCCGACCTATTACGTGATGGATTTTTCGAAAAACATGGCCGAGACGGTGGCTGAGGAAATGCCGTCGGCCGAGGCCATCGCTGCCAATAAATGGCTGCCCGACAGCGAACTGTCCTTCTACGGCGGCGAATATGCCCGCACCGGATTCCAGGGCGGACTGCAATGGTATCGCTGCGGCACCTCCGGCGCGTTCACGGCCGAGCTTGAGACATTTTCCGGCCGCCAAATCGACGTGCCCTCGTGCTTCATCTCGGGCCAGAAGGATTGGGGCACTTATCAGCGCCCAGGCGTGTTCGAGACAATGCAAAGAAGCGCCTGCACACGGATGCTCGGCTGTCATCTGGTCGAGGGCGCCGGCCACTGGGTGCAGCAGGAGCAGCCGGCGCAGGTGAGCCGGCTGCTGCTGGAATTCATGAAGCAGGCCCGGCAGCGCGCCGCCCGCCAAG